The nucleotide window GACCTGATCATAACCTGGGCAGGCTACAAGCTGACTGACATTGACAAAAGCTGAGAATTAAATCCTGGTTTTCAGTGTTTTGTGACAAGCAGCTGAATGTATAATCGGCTTCACAAAACATCTCCTGCCAGTATGACAATACGTGTGTTTCATTTTCTCCTGAAGCACAGGCTAAGGCGTGATGTAAATTCTGGATAAGCACAGAGAAGCGTTGTCTCTTTATACAGTGGCTATTGGCTAATTTTATCAGTGCTTTGAAAAAGCCATGGTTTAAGGAGTTAGTGACACCTGGGAAAATTTGTAGGTGAATCAGTATTTTATGTGTCTCTGAAAAGTGTCTTAATTTAAATTAAGTATTTGTAGGCACGACAGATTGAGAGACACATCAGTACAGATACAAATTTTAGAAATGTTCAGGAACAGGGTAGCTGTACTGTAATGTTaagtttgaaaatgtgaaaaacaggTAGATGAAATTCAGTTTGAGCAGTGAAGCATGGAGAGGCTGTAGTGGAGGACTCAACTGTACAAAAGGAAGATTGACAAGTGACAAAACCATTATACTAACTAGTTGACCTTGAGAAGTCCTTACCATCCTTCATCATTTGCattggtgtgtacatgtatatatgtagcttaGTTATCTGGAGTTGTGTGCATGTGGTAGAATAACACAGGATATCACAGCTTTATCATGTTATCCATAATCCTCATGACAAAATAGTTTCACTGTAGTTTGTGACCTTAATCCAGGTGTGAAGTGATCCACATGAGCAATGCTGTTATGTGGAAGCCTCATAGAGTTTATCCACAATCCACGTTGTGAAAACTTTATCAAGTTAATAGTGATTCACATCAGTGTTTCTGTTGTGTAAGGCTTTATCAAgttctctctggtcgtatgtgggaaggtctgaagcaacctgcggatggtcgtgggtttcccatgtgcttagcccagtttcttcccaccataatgctggcagctgttgtcgtataagcgaaatattctcgagtacggtgtaaaacattaatcaaataaataaatgaatttattcaaTTGCCAATGATCCACATCTGCAGTGCTGTTGTCTGAGAACTTTATCTTATTTTCCATCCTCCACTTTAACATAGCTGTTGTGTTATAGGTCTTTTCCAAGTTGTGAGGACTTCAACAGGCATTACGAGGGTTCTCAAATGAATCGGCTTGATCattccattttcattttactAATTGAAACCGAGAACATTTGAAGCATATAAGACCATGTACATAGGCCTGTATGTACCTGCTCATCATCTTGGAATATTCGTGTTTTTCAGACTCTGAGCTGTCTCTGTTTTACCTGCATTGTCATCTTAGACATTTTTTATACTGGTATGAAACACAGAATTATCTAAATGTACCATGGTGggagtaaaaaacaaaataagattGAAATCTCGTATGTAGTACATAGAAATTTGTTGCTAAGGTGGGAACACTTGTAGTCATGAGCATAATATATGCAACATTGTTTAATATTAAGACAACATGGTAGtaccattgatacatgtacatgtggagtaTGAGATTCATGCATGTGGACGGGGTGATTTACCTTATGTTGTAGGCCAGAAATATTACACTGACAACCAGTGTAGGGGTCTGAATATATCAGCAGATAAACATATGGTGTGCACTTGACTTTTTGCGTGGTAATCTTTGGTCTACATTGATCTCATTACGGACATAATTGTGGTTATATGTTTTCAAATTATACTAGGTCTATTATACTACTAGTATATTCTCAAACATGCAAATTTGGGGGTTCAAGAAAGCacgtatatttatattttcttggcTTTTAATTTACAAAGGGGAGTGAGCCATGGATTAGTGGTGAAAGGTGTTGGCCTTTCTATCGCTCAGACACAGGAGGTATGGgctcaaacccagccttggacagtgaatttgtagattcacaGGAAATCGCTGCTTATAATGGCTAGGTGGCAAAAAGGGGTCGTCAGAAACTTACCAGAAGTTGGTGGTTCATGATGTGCAAGCTTCactttctccacccataatactgatcTCCATTGTattcaagtgaaaaattcttgagaatagTGTTAAGTaacaattaaaaatattaattaaaagtttctaattttaattcttgtttcgatgtttacttttgtgttaattatataacacagtattCAAACAGCAGATGTTTGACCTGTTTTCCTTCAGTAACATACTTGTGCCTGCCTGAAGACTGCTCCAGAGAGGCCTACCGACATGACGGACATGCTGGCCGACTTATCCACCGTAGCCGCCATTTGCACAAGCGCAATGCTGGCCCCTTGTTAGAATCTCCCATGGAGGACACTGCGGTGAATGGCCGTCTTCTTCAGTACTGTAACTTTGGTCACTCAGGTGAAGAAGGTGAGAAGTCAACAGGAATCAATGCTGAGGAATCACTATTTTAATGATGTGATTGGACAGGAACTACCcagacatttttgttttcaaaggaCTTGTTTGTAGATAACCACAGCTGCTAAACTATAATTGACCCAGGTTAAATTCATCTGTCACAACCAAAAGAACAAGAGTTGGTAATATAAATACTGAACCTTTCATTGACTGATTGTGGGGATCATGTAGAAGGAATGAATGTTAATGATGTTCATATATTCTTAAGGTTCTAATTAATGAGTACATGGCTTAATGAGTAAGGATTCACTCTGCAAAGGGTGCATGGTTTTGTGACAGGCACAAAAATGTTACAGCAGCATATCCCTTCAGCATGTGTTGTCAGGACAGCAACTTTAGTGCATATTTGCTGCAGACAAATTTTTCAACCATTTATTTAGAAATATGTATTACTGACTCTTCTGTCTTCTCAGGTCAAGGAATCTCAGAAAACTATGATCTGGTACAAGTTCATTTACTGCTGAGTCCAGGTCAGAGGTCATTGATATCCACATCCTCAGGCCTTCCAGTTCCCCGCCATAGCTGTCGCCTTGACAACAAAGCAAAGCATTTTCCAGAGGTTTGGAATTTTATGCAGGAATCCATCTCCTACAAGAAAACTCAACACAACAGAGGTGGTTTTAAGCTTTATGATTTGTATCCATGGGGAGCAACGTGTCAACCAGGCCAGCTGCTCCCAGATGGAATTCATCAACTTGTTCTTTTAGGAAAATTTTTGAAGAACGCTTACAGAGAAAAGTTTCAGGAGATGGGAAGAAACTCTGTGGATGTTCATGCTTTAAGTGCTCCAGATGAAGTCCACTACCAGACTGCAATGGCTTTCTCTCAAGGATTTCTAGAGACAAATGATTTCAAGAAGCTTATAGTACAGAAAGCTTTGGAAAATTTTTGTCTAAGAGAAGGTAACCAGAGCTGTAGATGCCAGTATACAGAGGTTTTAAAGGAACCTGTGGACAGAGCGGTAAAACAGGGACATTTTATGTTCAAACCTGGCCATTCCTCAACCAATCAATTGGCTGAAAAAATAAGCTGTGATCAGCACTGTGGATCTGTTGTAGAAATCTCACAAAATCTCCTGTTGCGAGCATGCCAGGGTATGAAGTTTTTTTGTAATGCAGGTGCCGACTGTCTTACGCCTTCACTCATAGCTACATTGATCGAGGAAAATGATTCTTATTGGCAAAACCTTTCAAGGGATACTGTGTTTCGTTCATATGCAAAACTCCATAGCTACCCATTCCTGAAGAGAATTGTCAACTTTGTCGAGGAAGCATCGAGGACTGGATCACATACaaacagcatgtatttatactctAGTGAGCATGACTTCTCCACACAAGTGCTGTCTGCTCTTGGTTTCAAAGTCAGCAGGGCTCCTTCGTATGCCAATCGTCTTGCCTTTGAGATTTGGGTGCAAAAAAGTCGTCTGGGTGAAAGGAAGCACTTAATCAGAGTGTTGCATGATGGGATAGATGTGACGCCAAGTCTGCCATTTTGCAGAAACCGTCTAGTTGATGGTCTTTGCAAAGTAAAGTTTCTTATTGACTACCTTAAGGGTGAGATATTGTCACATCAGACAAGTTATGGAGAAGCTTGTAAGTCCTAATTATTATTTCCAACATCACCACAACCTGGATTCGACAGAAACATCATATGATATTGATGGACCATGATGGCTTGATTACTCCACCATGATGGCTTGATGACTCCACCATGATGGCTTGACTCCACCATGATGGCTTGATGACTTCACCATGATGCTGTGATgattccaccatgatgctgtgGTGATTCCATGATGGCTTGAAGACTCCACCATGATGGCTTGATGACTCCACCATGATGGCTTGATGACTCCATGGTGGCTTGTTGACTCCACCATGTTGGCTTGTTGACTTCACCGTGATGGCGATGCTTTGGTGACTCCACGATGATGCTTTGACAACTCCATTATGTTGGCGTGACAACTCCATGGTGCTGTGATGATTCTAATATGATGGCTTGATGTTTTTGCGGTAATGCTGTGATAACTCGATCATAATGCAGTGAAAACACTGGCCACCCCAGGGTGATGTTTTACAAAGCTAGCGTAATTTGCGCCTCAATCAACATCCAAGACAACACATATtacagatatgcatgtacatcactgTGATGCAAACTTacaacagctttgtaaaaccTGCCCAAggagtgtacatgtgtttgtgcagGTCTGCGTATATAGGGCTGGTATGACTAGTATGGGATTCAGCATTAAGTATGCTGTACAGCAGCTCTGTGGACAGCAGTTCTCTCTACAGTAGTTCTCTGTACAGCAGTTTTGCTGAAGTTGTAGTGACAGGAAAATTCTTGACAACTTCTCCCTAATACAACTTCAATCCTTTGACCTGATAAATTTAACTGTGCTCTCTGGTAGGTGATGCAATTTGACCTCTCTGTGGATGCTGTTTTTAAAGATCTGCTATCTAACCCTGGGGAAAGTGTCTCTGctgtttgtttgatattttttgatTAGCCATCTTTCCGTTTTGTATGAAAGCTGTTTCGTCACCTTGAACTTAAAATAATAGTAGAATGGTGTGCAGCTGTGCATTTGCCATTTATAGCAAATTTTTTTCGCAAGGTTCACTTTTTTGATTACGTTGAACAAATTCATCGTGTAGTGTTACATGTTACACAACAGTGAACTGAACAGAGGCCTCTTAGACTATGCCTTCACACTGAACTACTTTCAGCAATCATATAGACCTGAAGTTCCATGACTATTGCAGCATCTTTGCATCTTATTACATCTTCTGGGCTCTCTACTGTGCTCACAGCCACAATCTGACAGAAAACACAGCGTCAGGTAGCTGTTAGGAATTTTGCTGATTCattgtacacaaaaatgtaaacagtgTGAACAATTGCTGGAGTATAAATTTACCCAGTGCCCTTTCTGCACTCTGTCATTATCTGCTGTACAGTTGACCTTCTtatgatttacatttttttggTAAGTAAGACAGTTTGTGGCAAAAGAGTAAAGGCAACAAAACTATGTGTAGGAAAGTACATTTGACATATTCACATATAGGGCAGCAATataaaaaagtatttttgataAAGTTCATAGAGATCACTTCTAATTTAAATTCTGAAGAGAATTTAATGAAGGAGAGTGTGAAATGAAGACACTGTTATTTTCTGAAGCCTTCTTGTGTTGGGGGTAGACCtttgaaattttaattctttGTATACATTTGGTCTGCAAGTAGACCTGTGAAATTTGAATTCCTGGTGTACATTTGGTCTACATGTAGACCTTTGAAATTTGAATGccgtgtgtagatttggtgtaCAAGTACTAGTAGACCTGTGAAATTTGAATTCCCGGTGTACGTTTGGTCTACAGGTAGACCTTTGAAATTTGAATGCCGTGTGTAGATTTGGTCTACAGGTAGACCTTTGAAATTTGAATGccgtgtgtagatttggtgtaCAAGTACTAGAAGACCTGTGAAATTTGAATTCCCGGTGTACGTTTGGTCTACAGGTAGACCTTTGAAATTTGAATGCcatgtgtagatttggtgtaCAAGTACTAGTAGACCTGTGAAATTTGAATTTAGCAAGTACTTTGGACTGACCCAACTATGTTCCACAATTATGGGTTGAAAACAAAACTCCATGTAGATATGTTTTCAAAACACTAGTTAATATTTGGTGAATAGTCTTGTTCAAATACTAATAAGCCACATTATATGTATAAAGTTGTGTATACAGTGTAGATATATGTTAATTCTGCCTTTGAGTGTAGCAGTGGTGCATGCAATCAAATAGCAGAGTGTGTAACTGAAC belongs to Liolophura sinensis isolate JHLJ2023 chromosome 9, CUHK_Ljap_v2, whole genome shotgun sequence and includes:
- the LOC135475053 gene encoding 2-phosphoxylose phosphatase 1-like encodes the protein MCRSFELEGSSFIEVGGRMPGGTHQGARDSKSRVFSVALDDCSHSRDGCETGILPKSPNTAPKRIRCPLKILLTALLGICCTFVTYLCLPEDCSREAYRHDGHAGRLIHRSRHLHKRNAGPLLESPMEDTAVNGRLLQYCNFGHSGEEGQGISENYDLVQVHLLLSPGQRSLISTSSGLPVPRHSCRLDNKAKHFPEVWNFMQESISYKKTQHNRGGFKLYDLYPWGATCQPGQLLPDGIHQLVLLGKFLKNAYREKFQEMGRNSVDVHALSAPDEVHYQTAMAFSQGFLETNDFKKLIVQKALENFCLREGNQSCRCQYTEVLKEPVDRAVKQGHFMFKPGHSSTNQLAEKISCDQHCGSVVEISQNLLLRACQGMKFFCNAGADCLTPSLIATLIEENDSYWQNLSRDTVFRSYAKLHSYPFLKRIVNFVEEASRTGSHTNSMYLYSSEHDFSTQVLSALGFKVSRAPSYANRLAFEIWVQKSRLGERKHLIRVLHDGIDVTPSLPFCRNRLVDGLCKVKFLIDYLKGEILSHQTSYGEACKS